Proteins encoded together in one Pontiella desulfatans window:
- a CDS encoding formylglycine-generating enzyme family protein, with translation MAVLRIEGANDPSGYFRLGPSANPGSREPARQKDQTERGEPLYTEAQPAVRVSHRKANSFCKWLSIESSKPVALPTEEQWEWAARAGTGSDLWYGARDADFARFANLSDRARFASGLMRRNAPLYFTYVEQVNDRHHVTAPVKSYTPNAWGLYDMAGNAEEWTATKDGEGRYVVRGGSWSDMPEDATSAVRWGYDENIRLPYLGFRVIIEE, from the coding sequence ATGGCGGTATTACGAATCGAAGGAGCGAACGATCCAAGTGGATATTTCCGGCTTGGACCATCCGCAAATCCTGGTTCTCGTGAGCCAGCGCGGCAAAAAGACCAGACGGAGCGCGGTGAACCGCTCTACACCGAAGCCCAGCCCGCGGTACGCGTCAGCCACAGGAAGGCAAATTCCTTCTGCAAGTGGCTTTCCATTGAATCCAGCAAGCCCGTGGCGCTGCCGACGGAGGAGCAGTGGGAGTGGGCGGCACGCGCCGGGACCGGCTCCGACCTTTGGTATGGAGCTCGCGATGCGGACTTCGCCCGGTTTGCAAACCTGTCCGACAGGGCGCGCTTTGCCAGCGGGTTGATGCGCCGCAACGCACCGCTGTATTTCACCTATGTGGAACAGGTGAACGATAGGCACCACGTCACCGCTCCGGTGAAGAGCTACACGCCCAATGCCTGGGGACTCTACGATATGGCGGGCAACGCCGAGGAGTGGACGGCCACCAAGGATGGCGAAGGAAGGTATGTTGTCAGAGGCGGCTCGTGGTCGGACATGCCGGAGGATGCAACCTCGGCCGTGCGCTGGGGCTACGACGAAAACATTCGTCTGCCCTACCTCGGTTTCCGGGTGATCATTGAGGAATAG
- a CDS encoding cupin domain-containing protein, with the protein MVAAAVLVAMGMEAYMFMNNEQGKCMKTDLFLLPNQMLSEDWHLAANDNFLGK; encoded by the coding sequence GTGGTTGCCGCTGCCGTTTTGGTGGCAATGGGCATGGAAGCCTATATGTTCATGAATAATGAACAGGGAAAATGCATGAAGACAGATCTGTTTCTGCTTCCGAACCAGATGCTGTCCGAAGACTGGCATCTTGCCGCAAACGACAACTTCCTAGGGAAATAG
- a CDS encoding NHL repeat-containing protein translates to MKTFMGLVAVSVFAVAGCKTTEPCGCSGLCKLGGELVKPSAPIVLPDEWNSPDGMTLGKDGNIYLSINNVGDQSHPAKVGIIDSNDEVRVFTDLPVHPETGKVSPLGMVFGSDGHLYVADNQTFVSDQPGLSRLLRVNIQDGKPVGTDVVVAGLQMANGLSAHGDYIVVNDTSIDKTYPLTSGTYRFTLEELNGGPVEVEGLGDPHLIVTLKTRNKEHQIGANGVAYAANGDLFVCNFGDAEIWKATFAKSGEVACWALFSKGKQQGLACVDGLQIDEFGKLWTADFLGNAIACICPKSGKVKIVAKNEPGTGEDGSMDAPSECIRRGNKVYAANIDLSYGPNETDGFHSISVFELP, encoded by the coding sequence ATGAAAACATTTATGGGCTTGGTGGCAGTGTCGGTGTTTGCGGTTGCGGGGTGCAAGACGACGGAGCCGTGTGGGTGCAGCGGGTTGTGCAAGCTGGGCGGGGAGCTGGTTAAACCCTCCGCTCCGATTGTGCTGCCGGACGAGTGGAACAGCCCCGATGGAATGACCCTCGGCAAGGATGGCAATATTTACCTGTCGATCAACAACGTCGGCGACCAGTCGCACCCGGCCAAGGTTGGCATCATCGATTCCAACGACGAAGTCCGTGTTTTTACCGACCTTCCGGTGCACCCGGAAACCGGCAAGGTGAGCCCGCTGGGGATGGTGTTCGGCTCCGACGGACATCTCTATGTGGCCGATAACCAGACGTTTGTCTCCGACCAGCCGGGACTCTCCCGTTTGTTGCGCGTCAACATCCAGGATGGAAAGCCGGTCGGCACGGATGTGGTGGTTGCGGGGTTGCAGATGGCCAACGGACTTTCCGCCCATGGCGACTACATTGTGGTCAACGATACCAGCATCGATAAAACCTATCCATTGACCTCCGGCACCTACCGCTTCACCCTCGAGGAGTTGAACGGCGGTCCGGTCGAGGTTGAGGGGCTCGGCGACCCGCACCTGATCGTGACCCTGAAAACCCGGAACAAGGAACACCAAATCGGTGCCAACGGCGTGGCTTATGCCGCCAACGGCGACCTGTTTGTCTGCAACTTCGGCGATGCCGAAATTTGGAAGGCCACCTTCGCGAAGAGCGGCGAAGTGGCCTGTTGGGCGCTATTCAGCAAGGGCAAGCAGCAGGGGCTTGCTTGCGTTGATGGCTTGCAGATCGACGAATTCGGCAAGCTCTGGACGGCCGACTTCCTGGGCAATGCCATTGCCTGCATCTGCCCGAAGAGCGGCAAGGTGAAAATCGTCGCCAAAAACGAGCCGGGAACCGGCGAGGACGGGTCCATGGATGCGCCCTCCGAATGCATCCGCCGCGGCAACAAGGTCTATGCCGCGAACATTGATCTCAGCTACGGTCCGAACGAAACGGATGGCTTCCACAGCATTTCGGTCTTCGAGCTGCCGTAG
- a CDS encoding YbgA family protein, with protein sequence MEKIRIGVSACLLGEKVRYDGQHKHDSYITGTLGQWFEFVPVCPEFELGLGVPRETMRLEGDPENPRLVTGKTRRDLTEPMLAWCSRRVKELERENLCGYIFKSKSPSSGMERVKVYPTGGGMPVNKGRGLFAHAFMQHFPLLPVEEEGRLNDPALRENFIERLFTLKRWREMLAEDDSRAGLVKFHERHKYLLMSHSIPHYRELGRIVADVKGKRLPAVQAIYHAQLMEALRLRATIKKHVNVLEHMAGYFKRQLGPDEKQELVETIASYRQAHVPLIVPVTLINHYVRKYQEPYLGQQYYLKPHPTELHLRNQVF encoded by the coding sequence ATGGAAAAAATACGAATCGGAGTGAGCGCCTGCCTGCTGGGCGAAAAAGTCCGCTATGATGGGCAGCATAAGCACGACAGCTACATCACGGGAACCTTGGGCCAGTGGTTCGAGTTTGTTCCGGTTTGTCCGGAGTTCGAGCTTGGGCTAGGCGTTCCGCGCGAAACAATGCGGCTGGAGGGCGATCCTGAAAATCCCCGTTTGGTTACGGGCAAGACGCGCCGCGACCTTACGGAGCCCATGCTGGCGTGGTGTTCCCGGCGCGTGAAGGAGCTCGAGCGTGAAAACCTGTGTGGCTATATTTTCAAGAGCAAGTCGCCGAGCAGCGGCATGGAGCGCGTAAAAGTCTACCCGACCGGAGGCGGCATGCCGGTCAACAAGGGGAGGGGCCTGTTTGCCCATGCCTTCATGCAGCACTTCCCGCTGTTGCCCGTGGAGGAAGAGGGCCGGTTGAACGATCCCGCCTTGCGCGAAAACTTCATCGAGCGCCTCTTTACATTGAAGCGCTGGCGCGAAATGCTCGCCGAAGACGATTCGCGCGCCGGCTTGGTCAAGTTCCACGAGCGGCATAAATACTTGCTGATGTCGCACAGCATTCCGCACTACCGGGAGCTGGGGCGGATTGTTGCGGACGTGAAGGGGAAGCGGTTGCCGGCTGTTCAGGCGATCTATCACGCGCAACTGATGGAGGCCTTGCGGTTGCGGGCCACGATCAAGAAGCATGTGAACGTGCTCGAGCACATGGCCGGCTATTTCAAGAGGCAGCTTGGGCCGGATGAAAAGCAGGAACTGGTGGAAACCATCGCGAGCTATAGGCAGGCGCACGTTCCGCTGATTGTCCCGGTGACGCTCATCAACCATTATGTCCGCAAATACCAGGAACCTTACCTGGGGCAGCAATACTACCTGAAACCGCATCCCACGGAGCTGCATCTACGCAACCAGGTGTTTTAG
- a CDS encoding transglutaminase-like domain-containing protein, protein MTENMQSVEERREPAVRRWKPSETRSLNADERISFSLLSLYLFIFCACTYLYWPSLPMKIVGGTAALLGLMLFSNALFNCGTAPRKHSMYTRTWYLVAFMSALLVLFSLRMVVRNLSSPVAVAATIYGSLALLFIVFRKAMVQILMALLSLAFVAVTVSNWNDAASGRLRFLGALEKCGQAIFKIEQIGDVANTLIAGNYMGYLKKVDYLDEQINMLAVRTVRDCNDDELRKTKAILSLVSNEIRYVSDPADGEEHAKDPLSTLISGGGDCEDQTVLLCSLLESVGVTTYMVFTDDHVFALVRFTSKYPELDAVPWVEVEGRRCHVLDAADPGAIIGYGSSRLSDIKRVFDVRQMALVDFTIPTEG, encoded by the coding sequence ATGACTGAAAACATGCAGAGTGTTGAGGAACGCAGGGAACCGGCCGTCAGACGCTGGAAGCCGAGCGAAACGCGTTCACTCAATGCCGACGAGCGCATTTCGTTCTCCCTGCTCTCGCTCTATCTCTTTATTTTCTGCGCCTGCACCTACCTCTACTGGCCATCGCTTCCGATGAAAATCGTGGGCGGAACGGCGGCCTTGCTGGGGCTGATGCTGTTCAGCAACGCGCTCTTCAACTGTGGGACGGCTCCCCGGAAACATTCGATGTATACCCGGACGTGGTATCTCGTTGCGTTCATGAGCGCCTTGCTTGTCCTGTTTTCGTTGCGGATGGTTGTGCGGAACCTCTCCTCCCCGGTTGCGGTTGCAGCAACCATATACGGAAGCCTGGCGCTACTGTTCATCGTTTTTCGCAAGGCGATGGTTCAAATCCTGATGGCCTTGCTTTCGCTGGCTTTCGTTGCCGTAACGGTCTCCAACTGGAACGATGCGGCAAGCGGCAGGCTGCGCTTCCTGGGGGCCTTGGAAAAATGCGGGCAGGCCATCTTCAAGATTGAGCAGATCGGGGATGTGGCCAACACGCTCATTGCCGGCAACTACATGGGCTATCTCAAGAAGGTGGATTATCTCGACGAGCAGATCAATATGCTGGCCGTCCGTACCGTGCGCGACTGCAACGACGACGAGCTGCGCAAGACCAAGGCGATCCTTTCGCTGGTCAGCAACGAAATCCGCTATGTTTCCGATCCAGCCGACGGGGAGGAGCACGCCAAGGATCCGCTCAGCACCTTGATCTCCGGTGGCGGCGACTGCGAAGACCAGACCGTCCTGCTCTGTTCGCTGCTTGAATCCGTCGGCGTTACGACCTACATGGTTTTCACGGACGACCACGTGTTCGCCCTGGTTCGCTTCACGAGCAAATATCCGGAGCTGGATGCCGTGCCGTGGGTCGAGGTGGAGGGCCGCCGCTGCCATGTGCTGGATGCCGCCGATCCCGGTGCCATCATCGGGTATGGCTCCTCCCGGTTGTCGGACATCAAGCGCGTGTTCGATGTCCGCCAAATGGCGCTCGTCGATTTCACCATTCCAACCGAAGGCTAA
- a CDS encoding FmdB family zinc ribbon protein, which translates to MPIREYAAVDPKKSCRHCKTGFEEMETMDAEAKTACPRCGEKIRRQLSAPSVGASQTGLHDRAKNAGFTTYEKLGKGEYEKKY; encoded by the coding sequence ATGCCCATTCGCGAATATGCCGCCGTTGATCCAAAAAAATCCTGCCGCCACTGCAAAACGGGGTTCGAGGAGATGGAAACCATGGATGCCGAGGCGAAGACCGCCTGTCCGCGCTGCGGCGAAAAGATCCGGCGGCAACTCTCCGCCCCCAGCGTCGGCGCCTCGCAAACCGGCCTGCACGACCGCGCCAAGAACGCCGGCTTCACCACCTATGAAAAACTGGGCAAGGGTGAATACGAAAAGAAGTATTAG
- the recD2 gene encoding SF1B family DNA helicase RecD2, with the protein MDKLDGQIERVVFRNEENGFCVLRVKVRGHKDLVTVTGTVPTVNPGEWMAGDGEWLTDPRHGRQFKAERMRMSKPDTLEGIEKYLASDLVKGIGKEYAKRLVQTFGRDVFDVIEKSSGKLLKVEGIGQQRKDNIKKAWDEQKNVRQIMSFLFSHGISTTRAFRIHKTYGDKAIEFVQRDPYCLARDIRGIGFLIADQIAMKLGIAKDSDLRARAGLEFTLGELTANGHCAYVRNDLLSRTAELLDIDLEIIERALDYSVEAKRLIQRADFQGRDLVYLPKLYFAEIELAKKLQVLQKGKHPCPPVQFDKALAWVQQKAGIELAAAQRNALRTSIESKVMVITGGPGVGKTTLVNSVLMVLKAKKMRVNLCAPTGRAAKRMAETTGMEAKTIHRMLKFNPGTGGFVHNAENPLECDVLIIDESSMIDVVLGSQLMDAVPLHAAVVIVGDADQLPSVGPGRVLQDIIRSKTIPVGHLNEVFRQAASSRIITNAHKINQGKAPEFPEEGETSDCYFVEADDPAKALALVGKMIKQSIPKKFHFNPMDEIQILTPMQKGDLGARNLNVVMQQLLNPHGDEVERFGITYRTGDKVMQTENDYDKDVYNGDIGRIKSIDNDASELVVDFDGRKVVYDFRELDELVLSYAITIHKSQGSEYPCVLIPMHTQHFVLLQRSLIYTALTRAKKLVIVLGTKKALNLAITRAESRDRTTTLAERLKEYA; encoded by the coding sequence ATGGACAAGCTGGATGGACAGATTGAGCGGGTCGTTTTCCGTAACGAGGAAAACGGCTTTTGCGTTTTACGGGTCAAGGTGCGCGGCCATAAGGATTTGGTGACCGTGACCGGCACCGTGCCCACGGTCAATCCCGGCGAATGGATGGCGGGCGACGGCGAATGGCTCACCGACCCGCGCCACGGCCGGCAGTTCAAGGCCGAGAGAATGCGCATGTCCAAGCCCGATACGCTGGAGGGCATTGAGAAATATCTCGCTTCCGACCTGGTTAAGGGCATCGGCAAGGAATATGCAAAGCGGCTGGTGCAAACCTTCGGGCGCGATGTCTTCGACGTCATCGAAAAATCCTCCGGCAAGTTGCTCAAGGTCGAGGGCATTGGCCAGCAGCGCAAGGACAACATCAAAAAGGCGTGGGACGAGCAGAAGAACGTCCGGCAGATCATGTCGTTCCTCTTTAGCCACGGGATCAGCACCACGCGCGCCTTCCGCATCCACAAAACCTATGGTGACAAGGCCATCGAATTTGTCCAGCGCGATCCCTACTGCCTGGCGCGCGACATCCGCGGCATCGGCTTCCTGATTGCCGACCAGATCGCCATGAAGCTGGGCATTGCCAAGGATTCCGATCTCAGGGCCCGCGCCGGGCTCGAATTCACCCTGGGCGAGCTGACCGCCAACGGGCACTGCGCCTATGTCCGCAACGACCTCCTATCGCGCACCGCCGAGCTGCTGGATATCGACCTCGAAATCATCGAGCGCGCGCTCGACTATTCCGTGGAAGCCAAGCGCCTGATCCAGCGAGCCGATTTCCAGGGGCGGGATCTGGTCTATCTACCCAAACTCTACTTCGCCGAAATCGAACTGGCGAAAAAACTGCAGGTCTTGCAGAAAGGCAAGCATCCGTGCCCGCCCGTCCAATTCGACAAGGCGCTGGCGTGGGTGCAGCAAAAGGCCGGCATCGAACTCGCCGCCGCCCAGCGCAACGCCCTCAGGACATCGATCGAATCCAAGGTGATGGTGATCACCGGCGGCCCGGGCGTGGGGAAAACCACGCTGGTCAATTCCGTGCTGATGGTGCTGAAGGCCAAGAAAATGCGGGTCAACCTCTGCGCCCCGACCGGCCGCGCCGCCAAGCGCATGGCCGAAACCACCGGCATGGAGGCCAAGACGATCCATCGCATGCTCAAATTCAACCCGGGGACAGGTGGCTTTGTCCACAATGCCGAAAACCCGCTCGAATGCGACGTACTCATTATCGACGAATCGAGCATGATTGATGTCGTGCTCGGTTCCCAATTGATGGATGCGGTTCCGCTGCATGCCGCCGTCGTCATCGTCGGCGACGCCGACCAGCTTCCCTCCGTGGGGCCGGGGCGCGTGCTACAGGACATCATACGCTCCAAGACCATTCCCGTTGGCCATCTCAACGAGGTGTTCCGCCAGGCGGCATCGAGCCGGATCATCACCAACGCCCATAAGATCAACCAAGGTAAGGCGCCGGAGTTTCCCGAGGAAGGCGAGACCAGCGATTGCTATTTTGTCGAGGCCGACGACCCGGCCAAGGCGCTTGCGCTGGTCGGCAAGATGATCAAGCAGTCCATCCCGAAAAAATTCCACTTTAACCCGATGGACGAAATCCAAATTTTGACCCCCATGCAGAAGGGGGATCTGGGCGCCCGCAACTTGAATGTGGTGATGCAGCAGCTGCTCAACCCGCACGGCGACGAGGTGGAGCGGTTCGGCATCACCTACCGCACCGGCGACAAGGTGATGCAGACCGAGAACGACTACGACAAGGATGTCTACAACGGCGACATCGGGCGCATCAAGTCCATCGACAACGATGCATCCGAGCTGGTTGTCGATTTCGATGGGCGCAAGGTGGTCTACGATTTCCGGGAGCTCGACGAGCTGGTGCTATCCTATGCCATCACCATCCACAAGAGCCAGGGCAGCGAATATCCCTGTGTCCTGATCCCGATGCACACCCAGCATTTTGTCCTACTCCAGCGCAGCCTCATCTATACCGCGCTCACGCGCGCAAAGAAGCTCGTGATTGTGCTCGGCACCAAGAAGGCGCTCAACCTTGCCATCACCCGCGCCGAATCGCGCGATCGCACCACGACCCTCGCCGAACGGTTGAAGGAATACGCGTAG
- a CDS encoding SHD1 domain-containing protein produces MIKKGKKTKGVVKGAPSGFVVSLLVHAAAFLLAGMLVVFTVHQKEETKFVPPKPVDRPKMKLKKPKVKVKKTAKPKPTTRIVTKVKRASMPDIQLPEMSGMADGLVGDIGGFELLPDLQQMTVFGGGQTIGNDFVGTFYDFKRDRAGRPIPMSDVQFVDAMIKFNSSGWKPSSISRYYRSPNKRYATSFMMPPIRSSVAPTAFNEADTIGYAWMVHYKGKLVYPEDIKFRFWGMGDDILAVRVNGEIVLNACWEDNNRGTYLIGGKWVSNATKNRQFYMGNNLAWGGDWIELKAGEPVDMEVIVGEVPGGTFCSMLTVEVEDAEYENNRQSRGIFPMFKTAETTHDLADAILEHLVPGEADVFKGPIFRDYLVPENTNTAVVAEQEAEAPEPGAEEEPSKMRLWTLNNGKTVEAEYITKIGNDVVLRSAKGKQVKVPVAEVSAEDIDYIQISNPPKFSVDFLRSSKQVFIETTPYLNETPPRVLEWTFGAKLKQENSMAYDHELKVEYYAFGQQYLDADKYKLLDHQVAHFTPTAENKRAFRMEGKRAVQLMDYDLMDHRRGMRVAESLVLVTDVRGEIVAYNSTANWLYDNLETLQERQVGQFLDKSCERVYPTGPKPTRY; encoded by the coding sequence TTGATTAAAAAAGGTAAAAAAACGAAGGGTGTGGTCAAGGGGGCTCCGAGCGGGTTTGTGGTGAGTTTGCTGGTGCATGCGGCGGCGTTCCTGCTGGCCGGCATGCTGGTGGTGTTCACGGTGCACCAGAAGGAGGAGACGAAGTTTGTTCCGCCGAAGCCGGTCGACCGCCCGAAGATGAAGCTCAAGAAGCCGAAGGTGAAGGTGAAGAAGACGGCCAAGCCGAAACCGACCACCCGCATCGTGACAAAGGTCAAGCGCGCCAGCATGCCGGACATCCAGCTGCCGGAAATGAGCGGGATGGCGGATGGCCTGGTCGGGGACATCGGCGGGTTCGAGCTACTGCCGGATTTGCAGCAGATGACGGTCTTCGGCGGCGGGCAGACCATCGGCAACGACTTTGTCGGCACCTTCTACGATTTCAAGCGCGACCGCGCCGGCCGCCCGATCCCGATGTCGGATGTCCAGTTCGTGGACGCGATGATCAAGTTTAATTCCAGCGGCTGGAAGCCCTCGTCGATCAGCCGCTACTACCGCTCGCCGAACAAGCGGTATGCGACGAGTTTCATGATGCCGCCGATCCGCTCGTCGGTTGCGCCGACCGCGTTCAACGAAGCCGACACCATCGGCTATGCGTGGATGGTCCACTACAAGGGGAAGTTGGTTTATCCGGAGGATATCAAGTTCCGTTTCTGGGGGATGGGCGACGATATCCTGGCGGTGCGGGTGAACGGGGAGATCGTGCTCAACGCCTGCTGGGAGGATAACAACCGGGGCACCTACCTGATCGGCGGGAAGTGGGTGAGCAACGCCACCAAGAACCGCCAGTTCTACATGGGCAACAACCTGGCCTGGGGCGGCGACTGGATCGAGCTCAAGGCCGGCGAGCCGGTGGACATGGAGGTGATCGTCGGCGAGGTGCCGGGCGGCACCTTCTGCTCGATGCTGACGGTGGAGGTCGAAGACGCGGAATACGAAAACAACCGCCAGAGCCGCGGCATCTTCCCGATGTTCAAGACGGCGGAAACCACGCACGACCTGGCCGATGCCATCCTCGAGCATCTCGTTCCGGGCGAGGCCGACGTTTTCAAAGGCCCCATCTTCCGGGACTACCTGGTGCCCGAAAACACCAACACCGCGGTGGTGGCCGAGCAGGAGGCCGAAGCCCCGGAGCCCGGGGCGGAGGAGGAGCCTTCCAAGATGCGGTTGTGGACGCTTAACAACGGCAAGACCGTCGAAGCCGAATACATCACCAAGATCGGCAACGATGTCGTGCTGCGTTCGGCCAAGGGCAAGCAGGTCAAGGTGCCCGTGGCGGAGGTTTCGGCCGAAGACATCGACTATATCCAGATCTCGAATCCGCCGAAGTTCTCGGTCGATTTCCTTCGCTCGAGCAAGCAGGTGTTCATCGAAACCACGCCCTACCTCAACGAAACCCCGCCGCGCGTCCTCGAATGGACCTTTGGGGCCAAGCTGAAGCAGGAAAACTCCATGGCCTACGACCACGAGCTGAAGGTGGAATACTATGCGTTCGGCCAGCAGTATCTCGACGCCGACAAATACAAGCTGCTCGACCACCAGGTTGCGCACTTCACCCCGACGGCCGAGAACAAGCGCGCCTTCCGGATGGAAGGGAAGCGGGCCGTCCAGCTGATGGACTACGACCTGATGGACCACCGCCGCGGCATGCGCGTGGCCGAAAGTCTGGTGCTGGTCACCGACGTCCGCGGCGAAATCGTTGCCTACAATTCGACGGCGAACTGGCTGTACGACAACCTCGAAACCCTGCAGGAGCGACAAGTAGGCCAGTTCCTCGACAAGAGCTGCGAGCGGGTCTACCCCACCGGCCCCAAACCCACGAGATATTAG
- a CDS encoding arylsulfatase codes for MGLEVNRRFFMAGATALATVPALGDKAKKPNVIIVITDDQGYGDLAFTGNPAIKTPNIDKLRTQGTLLNNYHVDPTCAPTRSALMTGRYSDRVGVWHTVQGRSMLRRRETTMADVFSANGYSTGIFGKWHLGDCYPFRPEDRGFQHCVYHQAGGVGQAPDYWGNDYFDDTYIVNGKHQRFEGFCTDVWFDEGMKFIKTNKNKPFFAYITTNAPHGPYYCPEEYSKPYEGNPNVSIPEVYGMITNIDDNMAKLMKLLEAEGIAENTILVFQTDNGTAGGLQNGRGYDGNMRGKKGSEYEGGHRVPFIIRWPDGKIEPGKSIEQLTAHIDILPTFIDLCGLTAPKIEFDGTSLAPLLFSKGRSWPDRALVVESQRVVDPIKWRKCSVMTDQWRLVNGKELFEVRKDPKQAEDLSAQHPEVFQKLRAEYDKFWNDVSREHDQTSYMVIGSEKAPIVSLSSHDWLIDKLPPWHQNHIKNGDVAEISHWAIEVERDGNYEISLRRWPVEADKGINDGTYGKAFNYKQARMRIGDVDETKPIPSGAKEVTFTVSLKKGLTNLSPVFIGDDLSATPYYAYVTHKPKPGWQTPQGMGIPVYDPNFGRIPPQLKKR; via the coding sequence ATGGGACTGGAAGTTAACCGTAGATTTTTCATGGCCGGGGCAACAGCCTTGGCAACCGTACCGGCACTTGGCGACAAGGCGAAAAAGCCCAACGTCATTATTGTGATTACCGACGACCAGGGCTATGGCGACCTGGCGTTCACCGGCAACCCGGCCATCAAAACGCCGAACATCGATAAACTGCGCACGCAGGGCACGCTGCTCAATAACTACCACGTCGATCCCACTTGCGCCCCGACCCGATCGGCGCTGATGACCGGCCGCTATTCCGACCGCGTCGGCGTGTGGCACACCGTGCAGGGCCGCAGCATGCTGCGCCGCCGCGAAACCACCATGGCCGACGTCTTCAGCGCCAACGGATATTCAACCGGTATCTTCGGAAAATGGCACCTCGGAGATTGCTACCCCTTCCGGCCCGAAGACCGCGGCTTCCAGCACTGCGTCTACCACCAGGCGGGCGGGGTCGGCCAGGCACCCGACTATTGGGGCAACGACTATTTCGACGACACCTACATCGTCAACGGCAAGCACCAGCGTTTCGAGGGCTTCTGCACCGATGTCTGGTTCGATGAAGGCATGAAGTTCATCAAGACCAACAAAAACAAACCGTTCTTCGCCTACATCACCACCAACGCCCCGCACGGCCCCTACTATTGCCCGGAGGAATACTCCAAGCCCTATGAAGGCAATCCCAATGTCTCGATCCCCGAGGTCTACGGCATGATCACCAACATCGACGACAACATGGCGAAGCTCATGAAACTGCTGGAGGCCGAAGGCATTGCCGAAAACACCATCCTGGTGTTCCAGACCGACAACGGAACGGCCGGCGGCCTGCAGAACGGCCGCGGCTACGACGGCAACATGCGCGGTAAGAAAGGTTCGGAATACGAAGGTGGCCACCGCGTTCCGTTCATCATCCGTTGGCCGGATGGCAAGATCGAGCCCGGCAAATCCATTGAACAACTGACGGCCCACATCGATATCCTGCCGACCTTCATCGATCTGTGCGGCCTGACCGCACCGAAGATCGAGTTCGATGGAACCAGCCTGGCCCCCCTGCTCTTTTCCAAAGGCCGGAGCTGGCCGGACCGTGCGTTGGTGGTGGAATCGCAACGCGTGGTCGATCCTATCAAGTGGCGCAAGTGCTCCGTCATGACCGACCAGTGGCGACTCGTGAACGGGAAGGAGCTGTTCGAGGTCAGAAAAGATCCAAAGCAAGCCGAAGACCTGTCCGCCCAACACCCGGAAGTGTTCCAAAAGCTGCGCGCGGAATACGACAAATTCTGGAACGACGTTTCGCGGGAACACGACCAGACTAGCTACATGGTGATCGGTTCGGAAAAAGCGCCCATCGTTTCGCTCTCCTCCCACGACTGGCTGATCGACAAGCTGCCGCCATGGCACCAAAACCATATCAAAAACGGCGACGTGGCAGAAATTTCGCACTGGGCGATCGAGGTCGAACGCGATGGCAACTACGAAATCTCGCTGCGCCGCTGGCCGGTCGAGGCCGACAAAGGCATCAACGACGGAACCTACGGCAAGGCCTTCAACTACAAGCAGGCACGCATGCGCATCGGCGATGTGGACGAAACCAAACCGATTCCGTCCGGTGCCAAGGAAGTCACCTTCACGGTTTCGCTCAAGAAGGGCCTCACCAATCTATCCCCGGTCTTCATTGGCGACGATCTTTCCGCAACGCCCTACTATGCCTACGTGACCCATAAACCCAAACCCGGATGGCAAACCCCGCAGGGCATGGGCATCCCCGTCTACGACCCTAACTTCGGCCGCATCCCGCCGCAGCTGAAGAAGCGATAG
- a CDS encoding response regulator has translation MSRKIRVMLVEDNPEYREVIDLALEDEIDIELISQFGTSEIALRSLQDMSMRKVPDLVLLDLRLPGMDGLDSLPYFKSALPDAKIMILTQSDEEADVLRAISRGASGYLLKSSTLAQITEGIRSTMDGGASLDTGVARFILDTLQTRLPKGEMEQILTPRELEILTLLGEGFVKKEIADQLGISYTTVDTHVTHIYDKLGVRNAPSAINKAHRLGLFPLDE, from the coding sequence ATGAGTCGGAAAATCCGCGTCATGCTGGTCGAGGACAATCCCGAATACCGGGAAGTAATCGACCTCGCCCTCGAAGATGAAATAGATATTGAGCTGATCAGCCAATTCGGCACATCCGAGATCGCGCTGCGCAGCCTGCAGGACATGTCGATGCGCAAGGTGCCCGACCTCGTGCTGCTCGACCTCCGCCTACCCGGAATGGACGGCCTGGATTCGCTGCCCTACTTCAAATCCGCCCTGCCCGACGCCAAGATCATGATCCTCACCCAGTCCGACGAGGAGGCCGACGTGCTGCGCGCCATCTCGCGCGGCGCTTCAGGCTATTTGCTCAAATCATCGACGCTCGCCCAGATTACCGAAGGCATCCGCTCCACCATGGATGGCGGCGCCTCACTCGACACCGGCGTTGCCCGCTTCATCCTCGACACCCTGCAGACCCGGCTGCCCAAGGGGGAAATGGAGCAGATCCTCACCCCCCGCGAACTCGAAATCCTGACCCTGCTCGGGGAAGGCTTCGTTAAAAAGGAGATCGCCGACCAACTCGGCATCAGCTACACGACCGTCGATACCCACGTGACCCACATCTACGACAAGCTCGGCGTCCGCAACGCACCCTCGGCCATCAACAAAGCCCACCGCCTCGGCCTCTTCCCCCTTGATGAATAA